Proteins from a single region of Xyrauchen texanus isolate HMW12.3.18 chromosome 7, RBS_HiC_50CHRs, whole genome shotgun sequence:
- the LOC127646740 gene encoding eukaryotic translation initiation factor 2 subunit 2-like, with translation MSGDEMIFDPTMTKKKKKKKKPFMLEEDGGEGDECQQLETKEMEADGGEEKEIEFDEDEGRKKETSDDLDDLNFFNQKKKKKKSKKEKIFDAELEEGIKELKIETEPPEAFEDDDLMLPAKKKKTRKVKDFQEDTDSQGKDDGVEDDDCKNIDDITFSTQMGPAWAGSERDYTYDELLNRVFNIMREKNPDMVAGEKRKFVMKPPQVVRVGTKKTSFVNFTDICKLLHRQPKHLLAFLLAELGTSGSIDGNNQLVIKGRFQQKQIENVLRRYIKEYVTCHTCRSPDTILQKDTRLYFLQCETCHSRCSVASIKTGFQAVTGKRAQLRAKAN, from the exons ATGTCAGGAGATGAG ATGATATTTGACCCCACTATGaccaaaaagaagaagaaaaagaagaagcctTTCATGCTTGAGGAAGATGGAGGCGAGGGTGATGAATGCCAGCAACTGGAGACGAAAGAGATGGAGGCTGATGGAGGGGAGGAAAAAGAGATAGAGTTTGATGAAGATGAGGGGAGGAAGAAAG AAACATCAGATGACCTGGACGACCTGAACTTCTTCAaccagaagaaaaagaaaaagaaatcgaAAAAGGAAAAGATTTTTGATGCTGAGCTAGAAGAAGGAATCAAG GAACTGAAGATTGAAACAGAGCCACCAGAGGCGTTCGAGGACGATGACTTAATGCTGCCCgctaagaaaaagaaaacaagaaaagttAAAGATTTCCAAGAGGACACAGACAGTCAGGGCAAAGATGATG GTGTTGAAGATGATGACTGTAAAAACATAGATGACATAACATTCAGCACACAGATGGGTCCTGCTTGGGCGGGCTCAGAGAGAGACTACACATATGATGAG CTTTTGAACAGAGTATTTAACATCATGCGGGAAAAGAATCCAGACATGGTTGCAGGAGAGAAGAGGAAGTTTGTGATGAAACCTCCTCAGGTTGTCCGAGTCGGCACAAAGAAGACTTCCTTTGTAAACTTCACAGACATCTGCAAACT GTTGCATCGACAGCCAAAACATCTTTTGGCTTTTTTGCTTGCTGAGTTAGGTACAAG TGGGTCTATAGACGGAAATAATCAGCTTGTCATCAAAGGCAGATTCCAGCAGAAACAGATAGAGAATGTCTTACGAAGATATATAA AGGAATATGTGACATGCCACACGTGTCGGTCTCCTGACACAATCTTGCAGAAGGATACACGTCTGTACTTCCTGCAGTGCGAGACGTGTCATTCCCGATGCTCAGTCGCCAGCATCAAGACCGGCTTCCAGGCCGTGACGGGCAAGAGAGcacagttgcgtgccaaagccaACTAA